Genomic segment of Sphingomonas sp. KRR8:
CGATGATCTGCTCCGTGAGCGCTCCGTCGCCGCAGCCGACATCAAGGATCCGCTCACCGGGCCTCGGGTCGAGCAGGCGCAGGGCGGCGCCCCCAAGCGCCGGGACATAGCTCCCGACCCTGGCATAAGCCGCCGCGTCCCAGCTGCTAGTCGAGGCAGCCGCCTCGCTCAAAGCTTGGCGGACCAGTCGCGGTAAGCGCCCTCGTCCATTAGGCCGTCGAGCTCCGAAGGGTCGGACAGCTTGAGCTTGAAGAACCAGCCCTCGCCTTCCGGATCGGTGTTGATCAGCGCCGGTTCGTCCGCGATCGCGCCATTGGCCTCGACCACTTCGCCGCTGACCGGCGCATAGACGTCGCTGGCGGCCTTGACCGATTCGACCACCGCGGCCTCTTCGCCCTTGCGGACCTGGCGGCCGACCTGCGGCGCTTCGGCAAAGACGATGTCGCCCAGCGCCTGCTGCGCATGCTGGGAGATGCCGACCGT
This window contains:
- the gcvH gene encoding glycine cleavage system protein GcvH, whose protein sequence is MSLYFTKEHEWVRVEGDTATVGISQHAQQALGDIVFAEAPQVGRQVRKGEEAAVVESVKAASDVYAPVSGEVVEANGAIADEPALINTDPEGEGWFFKLKLSDPSELDGLMDEGAYRDWSAKL